From a single Sporosarcina oncorhynchi genomic region:
- a CDS encoding ABC transporter permease — MKDSLTNRHALATSIEYPQANFTWILSLVLAGIILWNSFSTSTGELNPFVFALFCAYMLTSLFQLFLTWKMKKDLLDTGEIRTTTRRLGYIQLASLLTGNVFAAAFAFNLINKRKTPEYTFAVYMLLTQLAIIAISSVNFFKPYVSDTFLPAMVILLFIALFYLFVLILTVRYVREYEAPGWMSILAIILMATAVTGNLFALLLGWSLLMKSKRFDTSRLLKWNVMWEKITRNSTATLGMFFILLMLGISITSHFTFDYALAVENNYSTILQSPSLAYPFGTDNFGRDVFSRIVFGARISLLVGFASTLLPGIIGGFLGAIAGYYSNRMDNWIMRLLDILYSIPGILLAIAIIAAFGANTVNLIIALSVGAIPTYARTMRANVLMVSNYDFVDSAKALGASDFSILFKQVVPNSLAPMIVKSTLTIGGAVIATSSLSYLGLGVEPHIPEWGNILKVGSTYLETNSYLAIFPGLAIVLLVLSFNFLGDGLRDALDPKLD, encoded by the coding sequence ATGAAAGATTCCTTAACTAATCGTCATGCATTAGCAACGTCAATAGAATATCCTCAAGCCAATTTCACATGGATTCTGTCGTTAGTTCTGGCTGGAATCATCTTGTGGAATAGTTTTTCAACTTCAACAGGAGAGCTAAACCCTTTTGTATTTGCCTTATTCTGTGCTTACATGTTGACATCCTTGTTCCAATTATTCCTGACGTGGAAAATGAAAAAAGACTTGCTCGATACGGGAGAAATTCGTACAACAACAAGACGTTTAGGTTATATCCAATTAGCCAGCTTGCTGACGGGCAATGTTTTTGCTGCTGCTTTTGCTTTTAACTTAATCAATAAGAGGAAGACACCTGAATACACATTTGCGGTGTATATGTTACTGACTCAACTAGCGATTATTGCAATCAGCTCTGTGAATTTTTTTAAACCATATGTCAGCGACACATTTCTACCAGCTATGGTGATTCTTCTGTTCATTGCTCTGTTTTACTTATTCGTTCTGATCTTGACAGTCCGTTATGTGAGAGAGTATGAAGCCCCAGGGTGGATGTCTATCTTAGCTATTATTTTAATGGCCACAGCAGTTACAGGTAACTTATTTGCATTACTTCTAGGGTGGAGTCTGTTGATGAAATCCAAACGCTTTGACACTTCCAGACTATTGAAGTGGAATGTGATGTGGGAAAAAATCACTCGAAATTCTACCGCAACACTAGGCATGTTTTTCATCCTACTTATGCTAGGCATTTCGATTACGAGTCACTTCACATTCGACTATGCACTTGCCGTGGAGAATAATTACAGTACCATTTTACAATCTCCTAGTCTCGCTTACCCGTTTGGGACGGATAACTTTGGACGCGATGTGTTTTCAAGAATTGTGTTTGGTGCTCGGATCTCGCTGCTCGTCGGGTTCGCATCAACGCTGCTTCCCGGCATAATCGGCGGATTCCTTGGAGCAATTGCCGGATATTACAGCAATCGCATGGACAATTGGATTATGCGTTTGCTCGATATTCTGTATTCCATTCCTGGTATCTTACTGGCAATCGCTATTATCGCTGCATTTGGCGCTAATACTGTCAATTTGATTATTGCGCTAAGCGTTGGAGCCATTCCAACATATGCCCGAACAATGCGTGCGAATGTCCTCATGGTTTCAAACTATGATTTTGTCGATTCTGCAAAAGCGCTAGGTGCATCCGACTTTTCCATACTGTTTAAGCAGGTCGTACCAAATTCACTCGCTCCGATGATTGTAAAGTCCACCTTAACCATCGGCGGTGCAGTCATTGCAACAAGTAGCCTTAGTTACTTAGGCCTTGGCGTTGAGCCCCATATTCCAGAGTGGGGAAATATTTTGAAAGTCGGAAGTACGTATCTTGAAACAAATTCATATCTCGCTATTTTCCCCGGCCTTGCAATTGTATTGCTTGTCCTTTCATTCAACTTCTTGGGTGATGGATTACGAGATGCACTAGATCCTAAGCTTGATTAA